One window of Corynebacterium accolens genomic DNA carries:
- the dnaA gene encoding chromosomal replication initiator protein DnaA, with the protein MTEPQANLEAVWRAIVDDLLAQSEQPNSEVPSFSHTQRLYLQLVRPIMMVEGYTLVAAENVNAKEVVENELGGYISKALTRHLGRPCSFAVTLATPQEPQPPANPSNSGPALGGASASTQTPSSQPNPQAQHMPPAQTDSSSAHNYVSRPQQTDAAAARGNNNSTAGQTPPNWRSSHAPASLDELAEHYTSQQDYNRQQPEFGGSANAARIPREAPAHDPNRETSLNPKHTFESFVIGSSNRFANGAAVAVAENPARAYNPLFIWGGSGLGKTHLLHAAGNYAQVLHPGLRVKYVSSEEFTNDYINSLRDDRQESFKRRYRNLDILMVDDIQFLEGKESTQEEFFHTFNALHQANKQIILSSDRPPKQLTTLEDRLRTRFEGGLITDIQPPDLETRIAILMKKAAADGTEVDRSVLELIASRFESSIRELEGALIRVSAYSSLVNEPINVEMAEIALRDLAPDSADRQITAASIMEVTAEYFDIDVETLRGAGKKRAVAHARQLAMYLCRELTELSLPKIGEQFGGKDHTTVIYADRKIRKEMTEKRNTYDEIQSLTQRIKNRGRA; encoded by the coding sequence GTGACTGAACCACAAGCGAACCTAGAAGCTGTGTGGCGCGCGATCGTCGATGATCTGCTCGCGCAATCCGAACAGCCCAACTCTGAGGTCCCGAGCTTTTCGCATACGCAACGCCTCTACCTGCAGTTGGTTCGCCCGATCATGATGGTGGAAGGCTACACGCTTGTCGCAGCAGAAAATGTCAACGCCAAAGAAGTTGTAGAAAATGAACTCGGCGGATACATCTCCAAGGCCCTTACCCGCCACCTTGGTCGCCCGTGTTCTTTCGCCGTCACCTTGGCTACCCCACAGGAGCCACAACCGCCGGCTAACCCGTCGAATTCGGGGCCGGCACTGGGAGGGGCATCGGCAAGCACGCAGACCCCTTCCTCCCAACCCAACCCGCAGGCGCAGCACATGCCACCGGCGCAGACCGATTCTTCCTCTGCGCACAATTACGTCTCTCGCCCCCAGCAAACGGATGCAGCAGCAGCCCGCGGAAACAACAACTCCACCGCAGGTCAGACCCCGCCTAATTGGCGCTCCAGCCATGCCCCGGCAAGCCTGGATGAATTGGCGGAGCACTACACCAGCCAGCAGGACTATAACCGCCAGCAACCAGAATTTGGCGGGTCTGCGAATGCCGCGCGCATTCCCCGGGAGGCCCCAGCGCACGATCCCAACCGGGAAACCTCGCTAAACCCGAAGCACACTTTTGAAAGCTTCGTCATCGGTTCTTCGAATCGTTTTGCCAATGGCGCGGCAGTAGCGGTGGCGGAAAATCCCGCCCGCGCCTATAACCCGCTATTTATCTGGGGCGGTTCTGGACTGGGCAAAACGCACCTTTTGCATGCCGCCGGCAACTACGCACAGGTGCTACACCCAGGGTTGCGCGTGAAATACGTGTCCTCGGAAGAATTTACGAATGACTATATTAATTCCTTGCGCGATGACCGCCAGGAATCCTTCAAGCGGCGCTACCGCAACCTCGATATTTTGATGGTGGATGACATCCAGTTCTTAGAGGGCAAGGAATCCACGCAGGAGGAGTTCTTCCACACCTTCAATGCGCTGCACCAGGCCAATAAACAGATCATTTTGTCCTCGGACCGGCCGCCAAAACAGCTCACCACGCTGGAAGACCGCCTGCGCACCCGCTTTGAGGGCGGGTTGATTACGGATATTCAACCGCCTGACCTGGAAACCCGCATCGCTATTTTGATGAAGAAGGCCGCCGCCGATGGCACTGAGGTGGACCGCTCCGTACTGGAGCTCATCGCCTCGCGCTTCGAGTCTTCCATCCGCGAGCTCGAGGGCGCGCTCATTCGCGTATCCGCGTACTCCTCCCTGGTCAATGAGCCGATCAACGTGGAAATGGCAGAAATTGCGTTGCGCGATCTCGCGCCGGATTCTGCTGACAGGCAAATTACCGCGGCCTCCATCATGGAGGTCACCGCGGAATACTTCGATATTGATGTAGAAACTCTGCGCGGTGCCGGCAAGAAGCGCGCGGTGGCCCACGCCCGCCAGCTGGCGATGTACCTCTGCCGCGAATTGACCGAGCTATCGCTGCCCAAGATTGGCGAGCAATTCGGCGGCAAGGACCACACCACGGTGATCTACGCCGATCGCAAGATCCGCAAAGAGATGACTGAAAAGCGCAATACCTACGACGAGATCCAGTCCCTGACCCAGCGCATCAAGAATCGCGGTCGCGCCTAG
- the dnaN gene encoding DNA polymerase III subunit beta, translated as MDEAVSFRVAKDDLANAVAWVARSLPSKVTQPVLRAMLITADDNGLEFTGFDYEVSTKVRIAGMVDEPGQIAVAGKLLSDIVATLPNKEVEISQVDSKALVTCGSSRFELPLIPLDDYPQLPVLPEVTGTIQPQLFAEAIQQVAAAAGKDDTLPMLTGVHMDIHGKDIEMTATDRFRLAMRTLEWEPAAEDVEAKLLVPAKTLQDTGRSLDPHLNIPIEIAVGSGDNIGADGLFGLHADNRETTTRMLDADFPNVQPLLPKSHTNIASVEVAPLQEAIRRVSLLTDRNAQIRMEFADGQVTLSAGADAGNATETLPCAFHGRDEFLIAFNPGYLKDGLAVINTDRVVFGFTEPSRPAIMIPEPEELPEADEDGNFPTPQTNFTYLLMPVRLPG; from the coding sequence ATGGATGAAGCCGTGTCATTTCGCGTTGCCAAAGATGACCTTGCCAACGCCGTAGCGTGGGTTGCCCGCAGCCTGCCTTCCAAGGTCACTCAGCCGGTACTGCGCGCAATGCTCATCACCGCTGATGACAACGGCTTAGAGTTCACCGGCTTTGATTACGAGGTTTCTACCAAGGTGCGCATCGCCGGCATGGTGGATGAGCCCGGCCAGATCGCCGTTGCCGGTAAATTGCTTTCCGATATCGTGGCTACCTTGCCCAATAAGGAAGTTGAGATCTCCCAGGTAGATTCCAAGGCTTTGGTTACTTGTGGGTCCTCCCGCTTCGAGCTACCGCTCATCCCGCTCGATGATTACCCGCAATTGCCAGTCCTGCCTGAGGTCACCGGCACGATCCAACCGCAGCTCTTCGCAGAGGCCATCCAGCAGGTGGCGGCCGCAGCCGGCAAGGATGACACCTTGCCCATGCTCACTGGCGTGCACATGGATATCCACGGCAAGGATATTGAGATGACGGCAACGGACCGCTTCCGTTTGGCCATGCGCACCCTGGAGTGGGAGCCGGCCGCTGAGGATGTAGAAGCAAAGCTCCTGGTCCCGGCAAAGACCTTGCAAGATACCGGCCGCAGCCTGGATCCGCATTTGAATATTCCCATCGAGATCGCGGTGGGTTCCGGGGATAATATCGGCGCCGATGGCCTATTTGGCCTGCACGCGGATAACCGAGAAACCACTACGCGCATGCTGGATGCGGATTTCCCAAACGTCCAGCCCCTGCTTCCGAAGTCGCACACGAATATTGCCTCCGTTGAGGTAGCGCCGCTGCAAGAGGCCATTCGCCGCGTTTCCCTGCTGACGGACCGCAATGCGCAGATCCGCATGGAATTTGCCGATGGCCAGGTCACCCTGTCCGCCGGCGCCGATGCCGGTAATGCCACCGAGACGCTGCCGTGCGCGTTCCATGGCCGCGATGAATTCCTCATCGCCTTCAACCCGGGCTATTTGAAGGACGGCCTGGCGGTCATCAACACCGATCGCGTGGTCTTCGGGTTTACGGAGCCTTCCCGCCCCGCCATCATGATCCCGGAGCCAGAGGAACTGCCGGAAGCGGATGAGGATGGCAATTTCCCCACGCCGCAGACCAACTTCACCTACCTCTTAATGCCGGTTCGCCTGCCAGGTTAA
- the recF gene encoding DNA replication/repair protein RecF (All proteins in this family for which functions are known are DNA-binding proteins that assist the filamentation of RecA onto DNA for the initiation of recombination or recombinational repair.), with amino-acid sequence MFIRDLDVRDFRSWPELKLELGPGITLFVGRNGFGKTNIVEAVGYTAHLSSHRVSHDSPLVRQGAQSARVSLTAVNQGRELTTHLLIQPHAANQAQINRTRLRSPRELLGVVKTVLFSPEDLALVRGEPAGRRAYLDSIIASRTPRLAGVKADYDKVLKQRNALLKSASASLRRGYGDSDGASALSTLDTWDAQLARLGAQVIAARLALVDALLDHIPAAYAGLAPESRPAHVEYKSTIDTSDREVLEAVMLTELASARQREIERGISLVGPHRDDLVLHLGDQPAKGFASHGETWSYAIALRLAEFELLREEGGSDPVLILDDVFAELDAKRRTQLVHLAATAEQVLITAAVDEDLPDNLEPIVRYRVGVEDTDQGRISTLHTEATAGEASEEEA; translated from the coding sequence ATGTTTATACGGGATCTCGATGTTCGGGATTTTCGCTCATGGCCCGAACTAAAGCTTGAGCTGGGCCCAGGGATTACTCTGTTTGTGGGCCGCAATGGCTTTGGCAAGACCAATATCGTGGAAGCCGTGGGCTATACCGCCCACCTGTCTTCCCACCGCGTCTCCCATGATTCGCCGCTGGTGCGCCAGGGCGCGCAGAGCGCGCGGGTGTCCCTTACTGCCGTCAACCAGGGGCGCGAATTAACCACTCACCTGCTGATACAACCCCATGCCGCCAACCAGGCGCAGATTAACCGCACCAGGCTGCGCAGCCCGCGCGAGCTACTCGGCGTGGTGAAAACGGTACTGTTTTCTCCTGAGGATTTGGCCTTGGTGCGCGGTGAGCCCGCGGGGCGCCGCGCGTATCTCGATAGCATCATTGCCTCGCGCACCCCGCGCCTAGCTGGGGTTAAGGCGGATTATGACAAGGTATTAAAGCAGCGCAATGCGTTGTTGAAGTCGGCATCGGCAAGCTTGCGGCGCGGCTATGGCGATAGCGACGGCGCCTCGGCGCTGTCCACGCTGGATACGTGGGATGCCCAGCTCGCACGCTTAGGCGCACAGGTTATTGCGGCGCGCCTTGCGCTTGTCGATGCCCTCTTGGACCACATTCCCGCCGCCTATGCCGGCCTCGCACCGGAGTCGAGGCCTGCGCACGTGGAGTATAAATCCACCATTGATACCTCTGACCGCGAGGTGCTGGAGGCCGTCATGCTGACCGAGCTGGCCTCTGCCCGGCAGCGCGAGATCGAGCGCGGCATCTCTCTGGTGGGCCCGCACCGCGATGATCTCGTGCTCCACCTGGGGGATCAGCCGGCCAAGGGTTTTGCCAGCCACGGCGAAACCTGGTCTTATGCCATCGCCCTGCGCTTGGCGGAGTTTGAGCTCCTGCGCGAAGAAGGGGGATCAGATCCGGTCCTCATCTTGGATGACGTCTTTGCCGAGCTCGATGCCAAGCGCCGCACCCAGCTGGTTCACCTCGCCGCCACGGCAGAACAGGTGCTTATCACCGCCGCGGTGGATGAGGATTTACCGGATAACCTGGAGCCCATCGTGCGTTACCGGGTAGGAGTGGAAGATACGGACCAGGGGCGCATTTCCACCCTGCACACGGAAGCAACAGCAGGAGAGGCTAGCGAGGAAGAAGCATGA
- a CDS encoding DciA family protein, which produces MSEEEGDTGTQRTDPVTQYFRLVRSTSKNPPKLTRPVPKMPVPSLADAQQQNYRGYQVGRPTGADGRRPRRKIDVPSLGAQIKKEISHRGWEHELAHGWVMGNWESLVGERIAAHTQPQKIKDKIVYISCDNSTWATELRYLQREILRKIADRLGPDVIAELRIHGPRQQRNYEGRQWVKPQGSQDTYG; this is translated from the coding sequence ATGAGTGAGGAAGAAGGGGACACCGGCACGCAGCGCACGGATCCCGTTACCCAATACTTCCGGTTGGTGCGCTCTACCTCGAAGAATCCGCCAAAGCTTACGCGCCCAGTGCCGAAGATGCCGGTGCCCTCCTTGGCGGATGCCCAACAGCAGAACTATCGCGGCTACCAGGTGGGCAGGCCTACCGGCGCCGATGGCAGGAGGCCGCGGCGAAAGATTGATGTGCCGAGCCTGGGCGCACAGATTAAAAAGGAGATTTCCCACCGCGGCTGGGAGCATGAATTAGCGCACGGCTGGGTGATGGGGAATTGGGAAAGCCTGGTGGGCGAGCGCATTGCCGCCCATACGCAGCCGCAAAAAATCAAGGACAAGATCGTCTACATTTCCTGCGATAACTCCACTTGGGCCACGGAACTGCGCTACCTGCAGCGGGAAATCCTGCGCAAAATTGCGGACCGGCTCGGCCCCGATGTCATCGCTGAACTGCGGATCCATGGCCCGCGGCAGCAGCGCAATTACGAGGGTCGGCAGTGGGTGAAACCGCAGGGATCGCAAGATACCTACGGCTGA
- the gyrB gene encoding DNA topoisomerase (ATP-hydrolyzing) subunit B, with translation MAEEHAYDAGSITILEGLEAVRKRPGMYIGSTGSRGLHHLIWEIVDNSVDEAMAGFADKVTVKLLEDGGVEVIDNGRGIPVEMHASGAPTVQVVMTQLHAGGKFDSDSYAVSGGLHGVGISVVNALSTRVEAEIKREGKHWYQNFQNAIPDDLVEGGNARGTGTKIRFWADPEIFETTEFDYDTIARRLQEMAFLNKGLTIELIDERVTQEQIELEEIADAESGEASADETSFDDVPDAGDTFNEEADSKNVTKADKKRRKKITFHYPEGLTDYVKFLNKSKSAIHPTIVSFEAKGEDHEVEVALQWNQGYKQSVHTFANTINTHEGGTHEEGFRAALTSLMNRYAKEHKLIKDKDGNLSGDDCREGLAAVISVKVGDPQFEGQTKTKLGNSEIKGFVQRSVNEYVNDWFDANPAEAKAIINKAVSSAHARMAARKAREMVRRKSATDLGGLPGKLADCRSKDPRSSELYIVEGDSAGGSAKAGRDSMFQAILPLRGKILNVEKARMDKVLKNAEVQAIITALGTGIHEEFDIKKLRYDKIVLMADADVDGQHIATLLLTLLFRFMPQLVEDGHVYLANPPLYKLKWSKGTPGYAFSDDERDKLLAEGLEQNRKINKDDGIQRYKGLGEMNASELWETTLDPSTRLLRRVDLEDAQRADELFSILMGDDVAARRSFITRRAKDVRFLDI, from the coding sequence GTGGCTGAAGAACACGCATATGATGCTGGATCAATTACGATCCTGGAAGGTCTAGAGGCCGTCCGCAAGCGCCCCGGTATGTACATCGGTTCTACCGGATCGCGCGGTTTGCACCACCTTATCTGGGAGATCGTCGATAACTCCGTCGATGAGGCCATGGCAGGCTTCGCGGACAAAGTTACCGTCAAGCTCTTGGAAGATGGCGGCGTCGAGGTCATCGATAATGGCCGCGGTATCCCGGTGGAGATGCACGCCTCCGGTGCGCCGACCGTCCAGGTGGTCATGACGCAGCTGCACGCCGGCGGTAAATTCGACTCCGATTCCTATGCCGTTTCCGGCGGCTTGCACGGCGTCGGCATTTCCGTGGTCAACGCCCTATCCACCCGCGTGGAGGCGGAGATCAAGCGTGAGGGCAAGCACTGGTACCAAAACTTCCAGAACGCCATTCCGGATGACCTTGTAGAAGGCGGTAACGCCCGCGGCACCGGTACCAAGATTCGCTTCTGGGCGGATCCGGAGATCTTTGAAACCACCGAGTTCGATTACGACACCATTGCGCGCCGCCTACAGGAGATGGCCTTCCTGAACAAGGGCTTGACCATCGAGCTTATTGATGAGCGCGTGACCCAAGAGCAGATCGAGCTCGAGGAAATCGCCGATGCGGAATCCGGTGAGGCGAGCGCGGATGAGACCTCCTTTGATGATGTGCCAGATGCCGGCGATACCTTCAACGAGGAAGCCGACTCCAAGAACGTCACCAAGGCCGATAAGAAGCGCCGCAAGAAGATCACCTTCCACTACCCGGAGGGCCTGACGGACTACGTAAAATTCCTCAATAAGTCCAAGAGCGCCATTCACCCCACCATCGTGTCCTTCGAGGCTAAAGGCGAGGACCACGAGGTCGAGGTGGCTTTGCAGTGGAACCAGGGCTACAAGCAGTCCGTGCACACCTTTGCCAATACCATCAATACCCACGAGGGCGGCACGCACGAAGAGGGCTTCCGCGCAGCTTTGACCTCCTTGATGAACCGCTATGCCAAGGAGCACAAGCTCATCAAGGACAAGGACGGCAACCTTTCTGGCGATGACTGCCGCGAAGGCTTGGCCGCCGTCATTTCGGTCAAGGTGGGCGACCCGCAGTTCGAGGGCCAGACCAAGACCAAGCTGGGCAACTCCGAGATCAAGGGCTTTGTGCAGCGCTCGGTTAACGAGTACGTCAATGACTGGTTTGATGCCAACCCGGCAGAGGCAAAGGCCATTATCAATAAGGCCGTCTCCTCGGCGCATGCCCGCATGGCAGCGCGCAAGGCGCGCGAGATGGTGCGCCGCAAGTCCGCCACCGACTTGGGCGGACTGCCCGGCAAGCTTGCGGATTGCCGCTCTAAGGATCCGCGGAGTTCGGAGCTTTATATCGTGGAGGGTGACTCTGCGGGCGGTTCCGCGAAGGCCGGCCGTGACTCCATGTTCCAGGCCATCTTGCCCCTGCGCGGCAAGATCCTGAACGTGGAAAAGGCCCGCATGGATAAGGTCCTAAAGAACGCCGAGGTCCAGGCCATCATCACCGCGCTGGGCACAGGCATCCACGAGGAATTCGATATCAAGAAGCTGCGGTACGACAAGATCGTGCTGATGGCCGATGCCGACGTGGACGGCCAGCACATCGCCACGCTGCTGTTGACCTTGCTCTTCCGCTTTATGCCGCAGTTGGTTGAGGATGGCCACGTGTACTTGGCTAACCCGCCGCTCTACAAGCTGAAGTGGTCCAAGGGCACGCCTGGCTACGCCTTCTCTGATGACGAGCGCGATAAGCTGCTGGCGGAAGGCCTGGAGCAAAACCGCAAGATCAACAAGGATGACGGCATCCAGCGCTACAAGGGCTTGGGCGAGATGAACGCCTCCGAGCTTTGGGAGACCACCCTGGATCCTTCCACGCGCCTGTTGCGCCGCGTGGATCTGGAAGACGCGCAGCGCGCCGATGAGCTGTTTTCCATCCTCATGGGAGATGACGTGGCCGCTCGCCGCTCCTTCATTACCCGCCGCGCGAAGGATGTCCGCTTCCTGGATATCTAA
- a CDS encoding MFS transporter produces MEVNYSPHHKSSASEANRTDYPAGQDPARWRVLIIVLVTVFMSLISVSIVNVALPSIQSGLGATDSDVQWVLSGYALTFGVVLVAAGRAGDLVGRGGIFLLGIAVYTISAAVAGFAPNAHSLNIARFVQGVGAGLLNPQGVGMIQQYFRGEERGRAFGYFGATVGIAVAIGPVLGGFLIKIGGPDHGWRLTMLVNAPIGLLAIILGLMWFPRPLFSRVRDAAGNKLGIFKALATLDPIGALILGAAVWCILFPFMDSTGSPAVWWLLLAGAVLIGVWVLWERHHKATGHPPMVDLNIFATSSFRNGTIIATLWFMGITSIWVLVALYFQNGLGYSALAAGSVGIPSALLNSITATIAGRKISRYGRIVVIIGMLTTIFGLFTTVVFIWGTTHWGMNEWWLILSLAFIGLGQGAVVSPNQTLTLAQVPDNYAGSSGAVLQTGQRIGTAIGLAVITAIVFAMLQSTSGDWPVSIMTGFGVIIAVCLVSLSFGFADQRSSRS; encoded by the coding sequence GTGGAAGTGAATTATTCCCCGCATCATAAATCGTCGGCATCAGAAGCAAACCGTACCGACTACCCCGCCGGCCAAGACCCCGCCCGCTGGCGGGTTCTTATTATTGTGCTGGTCACGGTGTTCATGTCACTAATTAGCGTGTCCATCGTGAACGTGGCGCTGCCGTCGATTCAGTCTGGGCTTGGTGCCACGGATTCGGATGTGCAATGGGTGCTGTCTGGTTATGCGCTTACCTTCGGCGTGGTCCTCGTCGCCGCCGGGCGCGCCGGCGATCTCGTGGGACGCGGGGGCATCTTCCTCCTCGGCATCGCCGTCTACACCATCAGCGCCGCCGTCGCGGGTTTCGCGCCGAATGCGCATTCTCTGAATATCGCGCGTTTTGTGCAGGGTGTTGGCGCCGGATTGCTGAACCCTCAGGGAGTGGGAATGATTCAGCAATACTTCCGCGGGGAAGAGCGCGGCCGCGCCTTTGGATACTTTGGCGCCACCGTGGGAATCGCGGTGGCTATCGGCCCGGTACTGGGTGGCTTCCTCATCAAGATCGGCGGCCCTGATCACGGGTGGCGGCTGACCATGTTGGTCAATGCCCCGATCGGCCTGCTGGCCATCATCCTGGGCCTCATGTGGTTCCCACGCCCGCTGTTTTCCCGCGTCCGCGATGCCGCGGGCAATAAGCTGGGCATCTTCAAGGCGCTGGCCACCCTGGATCCCATCGGCGCGCTCATCCTTGGTGCCGCGGTCTGGTGTATCCTCTTTCCCTTCATGGACTCCACGGGGTCCCCGGCCGTGTGGTGGCTGCTTCTGGCAGGTGCCGTGCTCATTGGCGTGTGGGTGCTGTGGGAGCGCCACCACAAGGCCACCGGCCACCCGCCGATGGTGGATCTCAATATCTTTGCCACCTCGAGCTTCCGCAATGGCACCATCATCGCCACGTTGTGGTTTATGGGCATTACCAGCATCTGGGTGCTCGTTGCGTTGTACTTCCAAAATGGACTGGGCTACTCCGCCCTGGCAGCCGGCTCGGTGGGTATTCCGTCCGCGCTCCTCAACTCCATTACCGCTACCATCGCGGGCCGCAAGATCTCGCGGTACGGGCGCATAGTGGTCATCATCGGCATGCTGACCACTATCTTCGGCCTCTTCACAACCGTCGTCTTTATTTGGGGCACCACGCATTGGGGAATGAACGAATGGTGGCTCATCCTCTCCTTGGCATTTATCGGGCTTGGCCAGGGTGCCGTGGTCTCGCCTAACCAAACCCTGACCTTGGCGCAGGTACCAGACAACTACGCCGGTTCCTCCGGCGCGGTCCTGCAAACCGGCCAGCGCATCGGCACCGCCATTGGCCTAGCCGTCATTACCGCCATCGTCTTTGCCATGCTCCAAAGCACCTCCGGAGATTGGCCCGTATCCATCATGACCGGCTTTGGCGTCATCATCGCCGTCTGTCTGGTGTCCTTGAGCTTTGGGTTTGCTGATCAACGCTCTTCTCGCAGCTAA
- a CDS encoding DUF6918 family protein, with the protein MSHLSTLMHGSTRTEFIAECGDLIEKVASAQSGISGMAIKGGLAAAKKADANVVPKALERILPDVLDALDPRWQDFAESGKDDFGAFLEPRQEEVSDEIMNIADKHVEKVNSAALRKPYNSLRGKATKILSPEVPAFGRIVQKHM; encoded by the coding sequence ATGTCTCACCTTTCTACCTTGATGCATGGATCCACCCGCACCGAGTTCATCGCCGAGTGCGGGGATCTCATTGAAAAAGTCGCCTCCGCCCAATCCGGCATTTCTGGCATGGCCATTAAAGGCGGATTGGCCGCCGCCAAAAAAGCCGATGCCAACGTCGTCCCCAAGGCGCTGGAACGGATCTTGCCGGATGTCCTCGATGCCCTGGATCCGCGGTGGCAGGACTTTGCGGAAAGCGGGAAGGATGATTTCGGCGCCTTCCTTGAACCGCGGCAAGAAGAGGTCAGCGATGAAATTATGAATATCGCAGATAAGCACGTAGAAAAGGTGAACTCCGCCGCACTGCGCAAACCCTATAATTCCCTGCGCGGCAAGGCCACCAAGATCTTAAGCCCGGAAGTTCCTGCATTCGGCCGCATAGTACAAAAGCACATGTAA